The genomic region GCTGCGCGACTCTGCCAACAAGGTCGAATTGACCGAAGAGCAACGTAAGCGCGTCGCCGAACGCAACGCGGAAGCGGATGCCAAGGATGCGCAAGACCGCTGACCGAAATTGTGGTGAGGGGGCAAGCCCCCTCGCCACAAAAGCCCTTCACTTTTCCCAAGCCGCCTTGGCAATGTGCAAGCCATGCAACCCCTTGTAAGCCGCACGCTCCGGCTGGCTCCAGCCTTCAAGCAACGAATCCTCCAACCGGTAAATCTCCACTCCCAGCGGGCGACACACGCTCAACGGATCCTGCGCACCCGGCCCCCACATGGCCAGCGACAGATCGCCACCCGGACAGGTCGATAGCGCACACAACAGATCAATCTCGGCAAAGAACTCCAGGTAATCGCCCTTCTGCGCCGGGCAGGCTTTCATGAAGTACAGGTCGTCATGGTTCAGGCCGGTGCACTGGAAAATGTTCAGCACGTCATGCACGTCGAACTCGGTCAGGCCATGGGGTAATACGGCTCGAGTCAGGTTGGAGTGGCAGTGATGGTGGAAGTCTTCGCCGGTGAGCATTTTGTTCACGTAAGGATCGCAGCGCGTCCCCAGCAAATCGTGCAAGCGCCCGCCGTGTTCGTCGATGCCATAACCGGCCAGGCTATCGTCGGTAATGGTCACCAGCGGCCGTAAAAATGGCAGGTTAGACCAGAGCCGGTCATGGGTGCTGACATGCGCGCCCTGCAACTGCCGGGTTCGCGCCGCCCACAAGCGCTCGCGTGGATCGTGGGCATTCCACACATTGAAGTCACCGACTTGCGGGCCGACCGGGGTCGTGACCCTGAACACATGCCCGGCCGGCACATTCCAGGCGCGACCGGTGCGGATCGGCACTTCAAACTGCTCGATCAGCGTGCGTCCCTCTTTCTGGTCGCGGATCCGTTCATAGAAGGCTGTGTCCACCTGCAAGGCCGAGCCTTTGCTGACTTGATAGGCCGCCGGATAGTCTTTGTACATGGCGCAAAATCCTCGATCAGTGATGGAAAGAAGGGGCAAGCATCTGCAACAGAAGGTGTTCGGAGTCGTCGAGATAAAGGCTCATCGCGTCCGCGGCCGCGCGTTTATCGCCGTCGGCCAGCAACTCATGTATCTGCCGGTCACGCGCCAGCCAGGGCGCCTGAAAACGGGATTCATCGGGCGCGGTGCAAAACACCAGACGCAGTTGCGCGACGACATTGGTGAAGAATTCATCGAACAGCGGGCTGCGCAGCAACCCGACGATGTGTTGATGAAAGGCCAGGCTGTGGGTGCCGACCGCGCGCCAGTCCTCGCGCTCCCGGGCCAGTTCGGTGGCCTCCAGGGCTTCGAGCATCCGGTCCGACTGATACTCACGCAATGGCTGGCTGGCGCTGATGGCTTGCAGCTCCAGGGTGCGCCGGACCTTGAACAGATCGCGGACATCATCGACTCCGAGCCTGCGCACCATTACGCCCTTGTTGCGAACATAACGGGTCAGCCCTTCCTGCCCCAGACGGTGCAACGCCTCGCGAATGGTATTGCGCGAGGCGTTATAGGCCGACACCAGATCGTTTTCCACCAGCGCCATGCCGGGCAGTAAACGACCGCCGATGATGTCAGCGCGTAATTCCAATGTGATGTGATCGGCCAGGGACAGTCCGCTGCTCATACTCAACGCCTCTTGATTGTTCAACAATCGTCTGAGAATGAGTAATCACTATTCGTGCCATCACCTGCCGTGAACTAACCCTCCCAGTATTTGAACAACACGCTGGCGTTCACACCGCCAAATCCGAAGCCGTTGGACATCGCGTACTCGATGGTCATTGGCCGTGCCTGACCGTGAACAATGTCCACCCCTTGCGCCGCCGGATCCGGATTTTCGAAGTTGAGCGTGGCCGGCACCACCTGATCGCGCAGAGCCAGCAGCGTAAAGATCGCCTCAATCCCGCCAGCCGCACCGAGCAAATGCCCGGTGGCTGATTTGGTCGAGGTCACCGCTATCTTGTTGTCCGAGCCGAACAACGACTTGATGGCCGCCAACTCCCCAAGATCGCCAACCGGTGTCGAAGTCGCATGAGCATTGAGATGCTGCACCTGCGCCGGTGAAATCCCCGCCTGGGCCAACGCCAGCGACATCGCCCGACGCGCACCGCTGCCATCCTCCGGCCCCGCGGTCAGGTGATAGGCGTCGGCGCTGGTGCCGTAACCGACCAGCTCGGCCAACGGCTGAGCGCCACGGGCCAGGGCATGTTCCAGGGATTCAATCACCAGAAGGCCCGAGCCCTCGCCCATCACAAAGCCATCGCGCCCACTGTCGAACGGCCGCGAGGCGCGCTCCGGGGTGTCGTTGTAACCGCTGGACAAGGCCCGCGCCGCCGCGAACCCGGCGAGGCTGACCCGATCGATTGCCGCCTCCGCGCCGCCACATACAGCAATATCCGCCTCGCCGCAGCGAATCAGCCGCGCCGCATCACCAATCGCCTGAACCCCAGCCGCGCACGCCGTTACCGGAGCCCCCAAAGGCCCCTTGAAAACGTGCTGGATCGACACATGGCCCGCAGCGAGATTGACCAGAAACGAAGGAATGGTGAACGGCGACAACCGTCGCGGGCCACGGCTGTCGGTGGTGCGCACCGCGTCGGCAATCGCGCCGAAGCCACCCACGCCCGAGCCGATGATAGTGGCCGTGCGCTCCTGGGCATTGGCGTCTTGCGGATGCCAATTGGCCTGCTCCAATGCCTGACGCGCCGCCTCCATGGCAAACAGAATGAAACGGTCCATCTTCTTCTGTTCTTTGGGCGGCGTCGCCCGATCCGGGTCAAAACCTGCCTCGGGATCTTCCGCCAGGGTTTGCACCGCGCCACCGACCTTGGCCGGCAAATCGGCAACCACCTCGTCCGGCAATACCCGCACCCCGGAGCGTCCGGCCAACAAACGCGCCCAAACCGCTTCGACGCCGCTACCCAACGGACACACCAGGCCCATGCCCGTGACCACCACCCGACGATTATTCATAGCGCAAATACCTCAGTCGATTCATGGCGCCTCACTTGTAACGCGCCGCCGCCATGCTTCTGGACAGATTCGGCGCCATCGCATGACGCGCCGCCATAAAAGCTTCCCACTCGGAGACATTCGGTAACGAAGGAATGGTGATCAGTTCACCCTGATCCAGCCCCGACAGCGCCGCATCGACCATCTCCCCCGCTTCCATGATCATGTCCTCCGGAATCTGGGACGCATCAATACCGGAGCGCTCCAAAATCTCTGTGCGTGTCACTCCCGGCAACACCGCTTGCACCTGGACCCCGGTGCCTTGCAGCTCAGCGTTCAACGACTGAGTCAGGCTCAATACATAAGCTTTGCTCGCGCTGTACGTCGCGTTGAACCGCTCAGGAAACAACGCCACCACCGACGCAATATTGATGATCGTCCCGCGCCCCGCTTTGGCAAAACTGGCTGCCGCCGCCGAGGCCAACCGCGTCACCGCGGTGACGTTCAACTGAATCAAACGCTCCATCTGATCCATGTCGGCGTTGGCCAACAAACCATCCGCCGCGATACCGGCGTTGTTCAACAACAGGCTGATGCTCGAATCGCTGCGCAGACGCTGATCAATCTTCAGCACGTCATCCTTTTGCGTCAGATCCGCCTTGAGCACCTCCACCTTAATACCGTGCGCCGTGCGCAATTTGCTCGCCGCTGCCTCCAGCCGTTCCTGATCACGGGCTACCAGCAATAAATCAAAACCTCGCGCCGCCAACCGCTCGGCGTAAATCGCACCGATGCCGGAAGAAGCACCGGTGACAAGGGCCGTACCTTGGGCCTGGACAGAATTCATGACAGTGCTCCTGGGAGGATGCTTAAGGGAAGGCGACCGCCTCAGCGTCAAAGCGCTTCAGCGAATGGCGAATTTATTATAGGCATAATTTTACTAGCGTATGATAGCCGTAATTTTTTGCATCCCGATGAAAGGCCCCGGATAGCCCGCTGCAGCAATAAGCAAAAAGGCCGGTCAATGACCGGCCTCCTAGTGTGGATTTACAAGCTTAGTTCACTTCCAGCTTCTCGCGATTCTTGTCCAGAATGGCTTTGCCAATCCCCTTCACTTCCAGCAATTCGTCTACCGACGAAAATGGCCCATTACTCTCCCGATACGCAACAATCGCCTTGGCCTTCGCCTCACCGATCCCGGACAATTCCCGTTGCAGGGTGGGCGCATCGGCCCCATTCAGATCGACCTTGGCGGTTTGCACCTTGGTGGCAACGTCCAGCATCAAGGGTGCCTTGGCAGCCTCTGGCGCTGCCGTCGGTGCAGCAATGGCCGCAATAGAGGCGCTGGTGAGCAGGGCAAAAACCAGAGAGTAGAAATAGCCAGTACGCATAAATGAAGCTCCATGACATCGATAGGAAGAAGCAGCTTTTCCGAAGCTGCCTTCCAAACTTAGGCCATGTGATGGAGCTGTCAAAAGTGTGTCCGTTACAGGATGTGAAACAATCAGGGTTCGAGGCGGCGTTGCTGGTGAATCCAGTCGACGATCTCGCCGTCGGGCGTGTAGCCGCTGACCGTTTCGCGCAGGAGCTGGCGCACACGGGAGTAATCGTCCTGCTCGACCGCCAACAACAGCTCAGTCAAACGACCCTTGAGCACGTCCCAAGGCAGATGGTCTTCGTTGGCGGTCATGATCATCGGGTGCGGCGTCGCAGCGACGTTATCCCCGATCAGCAGCTCTTCGTAGAGCTTCTCGCCCGGACGCAGGCCCGTGAACTCGATCGAAATATCGCCCTGGGGATTTCGCTCGGAGCGGATGCTCAGGCCGGACAGGTGAATCATCTTCTCCGCCAGCTCGACAATCTTCACCGGCTCGCCCATGTCCAGCACGAACACGTCACCGCCCTGCCCCATGGAACCGGCCTGAATCACCAGTTGCGCGGCTTCGGGGATGGTCATGAAGTAGCGGGTGATTTTCGGATGCGTGACAGTCAGCGGGCCGCCGGATTTGATCTGGCTGTGGAACAGCGGGATCACCGAACCGGAAGACCCCAACACATTGCCAAAACGAACCATGGTGAAACGGGTCTTGTTGACGCGCGATACATTGGCTTTATCGCCGAACAGCACAGGGGCAATTTCACGACTCAGGGCTTGAAGCGTCAGCTCCGCCAGGCGCTTGGTACTGCCCATGACGTTGGTCGGTCGTACAGCCTTGTCGGTGGAGATCAGTACGAAGTTGGCGACCCCCGACTGCAAGGCAGCCTGCGCGGTGTTCAACGTGCCGATGACATTGTTGAGCACACCTTCAGCGATATTGTGCTCAACCATCGGCACATGCTTGTAAGCGGCCGCGTGATAAACCGTGTCCACGCGCCAGGTTTTCATCACATCAAGCAGTTTGTGCGGGTGACGGATGGAACCGAGGATGGGCAGCAATTTGACCGAGACCGACTCACGGCTGGCGCGCTGCTCCAATTCCGACAGGATGCTGTAGAGGTTGAATTCACTGTGCTCAAACAGCAGAAGCGTGGTCGGGCCAAGCGAGAAAATCTGTCGGCACAGCTCCGAACCAATCGAGCCGCCGGCCCCCGTGACCATCACCGTCTTGCCCTTGATACAGCGCTCGAGCAAATCCGCCTGGGCTGGCACGGCATCACGACCCAGCAAGTCAGCGATATCCACTTCCTGGATGTCTTCAACCTTGACCCGACCACTGGCCAGATCGGTGAAGTTCGGAACACTTCGTACGTGAAGCGGGAAACCTTCCAGCAGATTGAGAATTTCCCTGCGTCGTGCGCGGGTGGATGACGGTAGTGCCAGGAGAATTTCCTGGGCACCGGTGACGTCGATCATCTGCTGGATGTGTTTGGGCTTGTAGACCTGGAGGCCTGAGATAGAGCGATCGGCGATGCTCGGGTCGTCGTCGATGAACGCCACTGGGCGCATCACTCGCCCCATGCGCAATGCAGCAACCAACTGATTACCTGCCACGCCTGCGCCGTAGATGGCGACTTTGGTCAGGCCGTCGTCGCGGTTGGTGAACGGTACGTGCTGGGCGGCGGTGAACCAGTCCCCCATGAAGTATTGGCGCATGCACAGGCGTAGGCCGCCGATGATGACGAGGCTTAGCCACCAGTAGTTGAAGATGATCGAGCGTGGGACAACGGTTTGGTGGTTGCTGTACCAGTAGACGACGACCGCCAGGATAAGCGATGACAGGCTAACTGCTTTGACGATTGCGATCAGG from Pseudomonas sp. GGS8 harbors:
- a CDS encoding DUF2897 family protein; the protein is MPWYAWLILIVAIGSIVGGLMMLRDSANKVELTEEQRKRVAERNAEADAKDAQDR
- a CDS encoding DUF1989 domain-containing protein, translated to MYKDYPAAYQVSKGSALQVDTAFYERIRDQKEGRTLIEQFEVPIRTGRAWNVPAGHVFRVTTPVGPQVGDFNVWNAHDPRERLWAARTRQLQGAHVSTHDRLWSNLPFLRPLVTITDDSLAGYGIDEHGGRLHDLLGTRCDPYVNKMLTGEDFHHHCHSNLTRAVLPHGLTEFDVHDVLNIFQCTGLNHDDLYFMKACPAQKGDYLEFFAEIDLLCALSTCPGGDLSLAMWGPGAQDPLSVCRPLGVEIYRLEDSLLEGWSQPERAAYKGLHGLHIAKAAWEK
- a CDS encoding GntR family transcriptional regulator, which translates into the protein MSSGLSLADHITLELRADIIGGRLLPGMALVENDLVSAYNASRNTIREALHRLGQEGLTRYVRNKGVMVRRLGVDDVRDLFKVRRTLELQAISASQPLREYQSDRMLEALEATELAREREDWRAVGTHSLAFHQHIVGLLRSPLFDEFFTNVVAQLRLVFCTAPDESRFQAPWLARDRQIHELLADGDKRAAADAMSLYLDDSEHLLLQMLAPSFHH
- the fabF gene encoding beta-ketoacyl-ACP synthase II is translated as MNNRRVVVTGMGLVCPLGSGVEAVWARLLAGRSGVRVLPDEVVADLPAKVGGAVQTLAEDPEAGFDPDRATPPKEQKKMDRFILFAMEAARQALEQANWHPQDANAQERTATIIGSGVGGFGAIADAVRTTDSRGPRRLSPFTIPSFLVNLAAGHVSIQHVFKGPLGAPVTACAAGVQAIGDAARLIRCGEADIAVCGGAEAAIDRVSLAGFAAARALSSGYNDTPERASRPFDSGRDGFVMGEGSGLLVIESLEHALARGAQPLAELVGYGTSADAYHLTAGPEDGSGARRAMSLALAQAGISPAQVQHLNAHATSTPVGDLGELAAIKSLFGSDNKIAVTSTKSATGHLLGAAGGIEAIFTLLALRDQVVPATLNFENPDPAAQGVDIVHGQARPMTIEYAMSNGFGFGGVNASVLFKYWEG
- a CDS encoding SDR family oxidoreductase gives rise to the protein MNSVQAQGTALVTGASSGIGAIYAERLAARGFDLLLVARDQERLEAAASKLRTAHGIKVEVLKADLTQKDDVLKIDQRLRSDSSISLLLNNAGIAADGLLANADMDQMERLIQLNVTAVTRLASAAAASFAKAGRGTIINIASVVALFPERFNATYSASKAYVLSLTQSLNAELQGTGVQVQAVLPGVTRTEILERSGIDASQIPEDMIMEAGEMVDAALSGLDQGELITIPSLPNVSEWEAFMAARHAMAPNLSRSMAAARYK
- a CDS encoding helix-hairpin-helix domain-containing protein, which codes for MRTGYFYSLVFALLTSASIAAIAAPTAAPEAAKAPLMLDVATKVQTAKVDLNGADAPTLQRELSGIGEAKAKAIVAYRESNGPFSSVDELLEVKGIGKAILDKNREKLEVN
- a CDS encoding nucleoside-diphosphate sugar epimerase/dehydratase encodes the protein MDRLRARLVGLPRRRKRLIQVGTDIVLVWLALWLAFIVRLGIDDMYNPLKVHFWLFVSAPVVAIPLFIRFGMYRAVMRYFGNDALIAIVKAVSLSSLILAVVVYWYSNHQTVVPRSIIFNYWWLSLVIIGGLRLCMRQYFMGDWFTAAQHVPFTNRDDGLTKVAIYGAGVAGNQLVAALRMGRVMRPVAFIDDDPSIADRSISGLQVYKPKHIQQMIDVTGAQEILLALPSSTRARRREILNLLEGFPLHVRSVPNFTDLASGRVKVEDIQEVDIADLLGRDAVPAQADLLERCIKGKTVMVTGAGGSIGSELCRQIFSLGPTTLLLFEHSEFNLYSILSELEQRASRESVSVKLLPILGSIRHPHKLLDVMKTWRVDTVYHAAAYKHVPMVEHNIAEGVLNNVIGTLNTAQAALQSGVANFVLISTDKAVRPTNVMGSTKRLAELTLQALSREIAPVLFGDKANVSRVNKTRFTMVRFGNVLGSSGSVIPLFHSQIKSGGPLTVTHPKITRYFMTIPEAAQLVIQAGSMGQGGDVFVLDMGEPVKIVELAEKMIHLSGLSIRSERNPQGDISIEFTGLRPGEKLYEELLIGDNVAATPHPMIMTANEDHLPWDVLKGRLTELLLAVEQDDYSRVRQLLRETVSGYTPDGEIVDWIHQQRRLEP